AGATCTTTTTGGCAAAGTGGTGCAGCGGTTGATTTCGAAGGTAGCACAGACCCTAGAGCAAAAGAATTAGAACGCCGCGTGGTGCTGTCGCAGTATCTAACGAAAGTGCAATGCACGGGTGATAACCCACCACAGGAAACCGGATTAACGTTTAACAGCTGGTACGGCAAACCGCATACAGAAATGCATTGGTGGCATTCTGTGCACTTCGGCTTATGGGGCAGACCAGAGTACTTGGAGAAATCCTTAGGTTATTATTTCAATACGCTGGAAAAAGCGAGAGCACTCGCGAAAAGACAAGGCTATAAGGGCGTGCGTTGGATCAAGATGACGGATCATGAGGGAAATGAAAGCCCATCGTCGGTAGCCGCTTTCTTAATCTGGCAACAACCACACTTGATTTATCTTGCCGAAATGGCCTATCGCCATAACCAGGACCCGGAAGTCATTAAGAAATACAGCAACCTGGTCTTTGAGACCGCGACGTTCATGGCCGACTTTGCAGAATACGACAAAGCAAATGATCGCTATAATCTCGGTCTTGGCGTCATCCCTTCGCAGGAAGTGTTCCGTGCCGCGGAAACTCGGAATCCGAATTATGAATTAGCATACTGGGACTGGGCACTACGCATTGCTCAGGAATGGAAGAAACGCTCAGGCCTGCCAATTGATAAGGATTGGCAAGACGTGATTGACAAGCTTGCCAAATTGCCACAACAAGACAACATTTATCTCGCTACAGAAACAGCAACAGACTCCTATACCAATCCAAAATGGAGGACAGACCATCCTACGGTGTTGGCAGCATTGGGTATGGTGCCTGAATCTCCAAAACTGGATAAGCAAGTTCTAAAAAATACGCTGGACACTGTTTGGAAAACCTGGTTTTGGGATGAAACATGGGGCTGGGATTTCCCAATGGTCGCTATGTCAGCCGCTAGGCTCAAGTTGCCAAATAAAGCTCTCGATGCGCTATTTATGAATATACAGACCAATACATATTTAAAAAATGGTCACAACTATCAAGATGGGCGACTTCGTATTTACCTCCCAGGAAATGGAGGGGTATTGGCGGCCGTAGCCATGATGGTTGCCGGTTGGGACGGAGAGGAACAGGAATTTCCGGGCTTCCCGAAAGACGGAGCTTGGAAAATTAAGGCCGAAGGATTTAAGAAAATGCCATAAAAAATGAAGAAGAACTTGATTATTAGCGCTTGTATGATAGGCTTATTGAGCCTGAGCGCCAGTGCACAAACCTTTACAACAAAGAAAAAAGTATTAGCGCAAATGCGTACCGCGAATAGCTATTTCATGAAGAAATGGCCAGACCCGCATAAGCGAATTGTCACCAATAAAGAGCGTGCAGCAAATATCTGGACGCGTGGTGTTTATTACGAAGGATTAATGGCGTTGTATAGCATGGATCCTCAAAAAGCATATTACGATTATGCGGTGACTTGGGGCGAAAAACATGATTGGAAACCTGTGAGAGGCGAAGTATATACAAGACATGCTGATAACCAGAATTGCGGCATGACCTATATCGATCTTTATCGCCTAGATCCAAAGCCTGAGCGGATTGCCGCGATTAAGGAAAATATTGACTCCATAATACGTAGTGATAAATATACTGATTGGACCTGGATAGATGCTATTCAAATGGCGATGCCGATTTTCGTCAAACTTGGGGTGACCTATAAAGACAGCAAATATTTCGACGCCATGTACAAAATGTATCATCACATTAAGTACGTAGAGGGAGGTAGGGGTTTATATAATCCAGAAGATAAAATCTGGTGGCGTGATAAGGACTTTCTGCCCCCTTATAAAGAACCGAATGGGGAGGACTGCTATTGGTCTCGAGGAAACGGATGGGTGTTGGCGGCATTGGCTTTAGTTCTGAAAGAGCTACCAAAATCAGACCCGCATTATGCCGAATACAAGCAAGATTTTATTGATTTGGCAACTGCAGTTGCTCCGTTGCAGCGAAAAGATGGCTTTTGGAATGTGAGTCTCCATGATCCAAATCATTATGGGGGCAAAGAGGCTAGTGGTACAGCACTCTTTGTTTATGGAATGACTTGGGGAGTAAATGAGGGAATATTAGATAAAAGCACATTCCTTCCTACCATTGAAAAAGGTTGGATGGCTATTAGCAAGGAGTCTATTCAGCCCAATGGTTTCTTGAGCTATGTACAATCGACCGGTAAAGAACCAAAAGATGGACAACCCGTCTTGAAACATAAAATGCCAGATTTCGAAGATTACGGTTTAGGCTGCGTCCTATTAGCTGGAACCGAAATACATCGACTTCTAGAGAAATAAAACCTATTGAAAAGAAAAGAATAACTAACCAAAAATTACAAACAATATGAAATATAAGTCGACCAATCAAAGACTGTCCAAGTTCCTGGGCTTGTCTTTGATGTTCCTCATGTTGCTGTTCTCGACTGCGTATGCGCAGCAGAGTACCTTGCAGGGACATATCTTGGATGATCAGAACAACCCCATACAGGGGGCGAGCGTTCAGGTGAAAGGAAAGCAAGCTAGTGCGCAAACTGATGCTACAGGTAAATTTGAAATAGCGGCCCAAACCGGAGATGTTCTACAGATTTCTTATGTAGGATTTGAATCTAGGGAATATACCGTTGCCTCAACCGCAAACATTCGGATTCAACTTACCTCTGATGAACAGAACCTCGACGAGGTCGTGGTCATTGGTTATGGAACGAGTCGTAAAAAAGACTTAACAGGTGCCGTGGGTTCGATTAAAGGTACGGAAATACAGCAAATACCTGTGACAACGGCAGCCCAGGCGATTACCGGAAAGATTGCTGGGGTGAACGTGGTCACACAAAGTGGTGCACCTGGTGCAGGGGTGAATATCCTTGTTCGTGGTGGTACATCGATTACAGGTTCTACCTCGCCGCTTTATGTCGTCGACGGCTTTGTTATGGATGACGCTCTAACAAAAATCGATATACAAGATATCGAGAATATCGATATCCTCAAGGATGCGTCGGCAACAGCAATCTATGGTGCCCGCGGTGCAAATGGAGTGGTCTTAATCAGCACAAAGTCTGGTGCTGCCGGCCGTACTTCGCTGGATTATAACGGTTATGCAAGTTTTGAAGGTCTGAGCAAAAAGCTGGATCTGCTATCTGTGGAAGACTATGTCAAATATCAATATGAATTTCAGACCTTGGGGGGGAATCAACGCGCCTACGCACAGATGTATGGTGGCGACCCTGCAGCCCCGGATTTTGCATCGACAGCATATCAACGCATTCACAGTGACTATGCAAACCGTGCTGGCATCGACTGGCAGGATGAGGTCTTTGGCGGTCAAGCCGTATTGCAGAACCACAACCTCAATTTGTCTGGCGGAAATGAGAAAACCAAGTTTATGGTTTCTTACAATCATACTGGGCAGGACGGTATTCTTGCAAAATCTGGCTTCAAACGGAATAGCGTAAGAGCGAAGGTAGACCATCAATTGAATAAAGCTATTCAATTGAATTTCAGCTCTATGTTACAAGATGCACAGACCGAAGGCGGTGGTTCTTTAGGAGGGATGTTGAAGATGTCAATCTTACAACCAGCAACCGGTGGTGTCCGTTTTACCGATGAAGAACTTCTTTACTCTGACATCGCAGAGGAATTGCAGGCTATAAACTCGCAATATGACGTTTATAACCCTATTATTATGAATGATGCATTGAATCGCTTGAGAGCGGCGCGCTTAGCGAATGTAAATGCTGGTGTGAGCATTAAATTCTTGCAAGACTTCACTTTCCGTAGCTCAGGAACTTATCAATGGGAACAAACAAGAAATGATTTCTGGGATGACGGACGAACAATGAATGCTCGTAATAATCGCGGACCGTATGGCTCCATCCGCAATGCGGAAGGTTATGAATGGCAGTGGACAAATACGGTGTCCTGGTTAAAAGATTTAGGCAAGCATCATTTGAACCTATTGGCAGGTCATGAAGTTCGTTATGAGGAAAGCCAAGGATTGGGTCATAGCTATTACGAATTCCCGGAAAGCAACTTTGGATTAAAAGATGTCAGTTTAGCGGGACGCACCGAGCGTGGCGAGTCTGACGCAAGTCGCTATGGTCTAGTGTCCGGCTTCTTCCGCGCAATCTATAATTTCGATGATCGATTCCTAGTCACTGGTACAGTGCGCTCAGATGGAGTTTCAACTTTCAATACAGGGAACAAATGGGGAGCATTTCCCTCGGCATCTGCCGCATGGAACATACACAACGAAAGTTTTATGAAAGATCAAACATTCATCAATCAGTTAAAACTGAGAGTAGGATACGGTACGACAGGTAATGATCGCATTGGCAGTACGCGCTATGCAACTCTCTACGGATCTACGGTCGTTGCAATGGATAATTCCGTGTTGGTAGGTGTTAAACCATCTGGCACCTTGGGAAATCCCAGTTTACGATGGGAGAAGACCCAAACAACAAACCTAGCTTTAGATGCAATTTTCTTCAACAACCGTTTGATGTTCACGGCTGATGTCTATCAGAACGAATCAAAAAACCTGTTACTGGAAGCCAATATTCCAACTTCGACAGGCTACAGTAAGCAATTTCAAAACGTCGCAGCATTGCAGAACCGAGGTGTCGAATTGAGTTTATCCAGCGTCAATATCAAGAAAGATGACTTTCAATGGAGAAGCAGCCTCAACATGACGTTCAACCGTTCCAAAGTAACCAGTTTATTCGGAAGCGCCGGAACGGATCGTATGATTACTTCTTATGAATCTAGAGTTAGTTTCTTGACGGAGGTTGGAGGACCTGTTAGCACATTCTACGGATATCGTTATGACGGCGTATATACCACCGACGATTTCGATCAACAAGCCGATGGTTCGTATAAACTGAAAGACGGTGTTGCCTCATTAAAAGGAAAGAACCGAGCGAGCATCAAACCGGGAGATGTTAAGTATCTACCTACTGCTGGTCAAACCGATGCTAACGGCAATCCAGTTTGGTCAGCAGATGATCGTACAGAAATCGGAAGGGCAGAGCCTAAATTCTTTGGCGGATTAAATAATGAGTTCGCTTATAAAAGTTTCGATTTAAGTATTTTCTTGAATTTTGCCTATGGGCACCAAGTGTTCAATATGAATACCCAACGTTTTATGGGGCCATATTTGCCGAACCAAAATTCTATGGGTATCATGAACAATCGATTCACACTGATCGACCCAAATACAGGATTGGAAACGAAAGATTTAAATCGCCTAGCAGAATTGAATCCAAATCAGGCCGACGAAAGACAGATTTGGAGCTTAAACTCGCCGAACAATATTGCGATTTCCGATCCTATAGATTATTATCTGGAAGACGCGTCCTTTTTGCGTATAAATAACATTACGCTAGGATACACGCTGCCAAAAACTTTAACTCAACAAGCCAAGATTCAACGCCTTCGTGTGTATCTAACGCTGAATAACATCCATACGTTCACCAATTATTCGGGATATGACCCCGAAGTTGCTGCTAGCGGATCCTTGCTGACCCGTGGCGTCGATAACTCGGCTTATCCGAGAACAAAGAGTGTGGTTGCGGGATTGAATCTATCATTCTAATGAATATCATCATGAAAAAAATATCCATCATATTAGGACTTGCGATTGCTCTTAGTAGTAGTTCTTGTAAGGATTTCCTGGAATTGCCATCAGAAAAGGACTTCGATAGCTCAACGATTTTTGAAGATCCAGGGAAGGTCGAAATGGCCATATTAGGAGCCTATACCAGTACTTTCAATGCCGAATTATTTTATCAATTCGGAATGGGTACTGACGAATGTATTTCAACAGAGGGCGAGACAAACTCAAAGAATCAAGTGTCGAATTATGTATATAGTCCGGCTATCGCGCCCAACTCCACTTATAGTGCGATGTACGCAGGCGTTGAGCAAGCGAATGTATTGATCAAAAATATCCCTTTGATGTCGGTATCAGATGAAGCGACAAAAAAGAAATTAGACGGCATCCTCGGTGAAGCGTACGCCATTCGCGCGAGCAATATGCTCAATGTCGTTCGATATTTTGGCGACGCCCCTTACCCGACGATCCCTGTGGTAGATATGCCGAACTTTTCATCGTCGCGTGTTAGCCGCGATACCATTATTGACGGCTGTGTTGATGATTTGCAGAAGGCGATTAGCCTCTTGCCTTGGAAAGGGGAGTCTGGTCTGCCTGTAGAGCGTATTTCTAAGAATGCTGCATATGGGTTGTTGGCTAGGGTTGCTCTTTATGGGGCTGGATATTCCTTGCGTTGGGACTTGAACTCCTATGCGGCTTCTTCAGTGAAATTAGCAAAACGCACGGATGCGAATCGCATCCAAGAACTTTACACTATAGCGCGAGATGCTTGTAAAGCTATTGTCGATCGTGGCGAAAATACGCTGGTTAGCTACGAGAGCATTTTCAGAGATTTAGTAAACGGAAGATACAATAATGAGAGTATGTATGAATACGGGCAAAAGACTGCCGATAGGAACGAGCTGCGATTAGGTTATACCAATGGCATCTTCGCACATACCAATTCATTCTATAACAAATCGCAGCCAGCCATGGCGGCATTTCCGACTTATTATTTTGAGTTTGCTGAAGGCGATACCCGCCGAGATGTAACGATTGCGAATTATTCCTTAAGTGCTGATAGCTTGCACCAAATGAATACCTATGCAAGCAATAGCATTGGCAAATTTCGTGTAAACTGGAAGGGAGATGTTGGTGTTTCGGCAGCACAACGCGATATCAACTGGATACACTTACGTTATGCAGATGTCCTGCTGATGTATGCGGAAGCGGAAAATGAATTAGCAAATGGTCCAACGCCGGTTGCGAAAGAGATGTATGAAAAAGTACGCTTGCGAGCATTCAATCAGGATCGCAGCAAGATAGGGCAGACGCCATCCGATTACCAATCTTTCTTGGATGCTATTATTCAGGAGCGCAAACTCGAATTGGGATTCGAAGGATGGAGACGAACCGATCTGATTCGCTGGGGCGTGCTGACGGAAAAACTTACGGCTGCGAAAATGGACTTAATGGATCTTGCAAACCACAGCGGCAAGTACGCGTCGGTACCTAGATTCCGCGCTTATTTAAAAACTGCAGCTAAAGTCTTCAACGATCCGGCGGTTGCTTTAGCTTTCGAAGGATTTGTGACGGAGCCCGATGCAGCAAAAAAGGCAGACCTTGCGGCAAAGAAATATACGCTGCTTGATATGTATAGCGCCAATTCAGCATTTTACGCTAATGCATTAACGGCAAATGCTACTTGGGTACAAAATATATTCAGAGGGTTAGAAAAGAATAAAGTAGAACTGTTGCCGTTGAGTACTGCGACCATGGATGCAAATCCAGGATTGCAAGGACAACAGCATCCGCTGTACTAAAGTTTGATGAAAATGACACTTACCATAAAACGGGAATTATTAATAAGCAGCTTGATAACCTGCTTATTACTGATTCCTTTTCTTCAGGTATCGGCACAAAAATCGAATATGCCGCTATATGAGCAAGTTGCACAGTCAGAGATGAAACGTTTCCCCGAATTGTGGCAATTAGATCACGGCAAGCGACTTTATTTTGCGTATTCCCAAGGCTTAGGTGCACTTGCCTTTTATAAACTGTATGAGAAAACGAAGAACGAAGTTTACTTCAATTATGTAGAAATGTGGATGGATAGTCTCATTGATAATAAGGGCGAAATCTATTTATACAAGCCGGAGGACTTCCATCTGGATTTTATCAATCCAGGGAAATTGCTTTTTTCCCTGTACGAGAAAACAAAGAAGGAGAAATATGCTTTGGCAATAGAAAAACTTATGGATCAGCTAAAGAAGCAACCACGTACTCCCGATGGGCTATTTTGGCATAAGGATATTTATCCGAATCAAGTTTGGCTGGACGGCCTATACATGGCGTCTCCCTTTTTGACGTCCTACGCCAAGTATAAAAATGAACCAAAATATTATGATGAAGCGCTAAACCAGATATTAGGGGCTGCAAAACATTTATACGATCCGAAAACTGGCTTATATTATCATGCTTGGGATGCAGCGAAAGTGCAACCATGGGCCAATCCTGTAACAGGTCAATCGCCTAGTTTTTGGGGACGAAGCATAGGTTGGTGGTTTATGGCATTGGTTGACGTGTTAGACGACTTACCCAATGATAATCCGCGAAGAGAAGATGTATTAAAGATCATTCGTGATCTTGCCGAGGTCCTGCCAAGATATCAGGACGATGAGGGACTCTTTTGGCAAGTGTTGGATAAACCGAAAGTTGACAAGAATTACCAGGAAGCATCGGTCAATAGCATGTTTTTGTATGCTTTTGCGAAGGCAGTAAACAGGGGATATATAGCGCCGGAATACAGGAAGGTCGCAGATGGAATTTTATCGGGCTTGCAAAAAAAGCTATTGCTAAAAGA
The DNA window shown above is from Sphingobacterium hotanense and carries:
- a CDS encoding glycoside hydrolase family 88/105 protein — translated: MKMTLTIKRELLISSLITCLLLIPFLQVSAQKSNMPLYEQVAQSEMKRFPELWQLDHGKRLYFAYSQGLGALAFYKLYEKTKNEVYFNYVEMWMDSLIDNKGEIYLYKPEDFHLDFINPGKLLFSLYEKTKKEKYALAIEKLMDQLKKQPRTPDGLFWHKDIYPNQVWLDGLYMASPFLTSYAKYKNEPKYYDEALNQILGAAKHLYDPKTGLYYHAWDAAKVQPWANPVTGQSPSFWGRSIGWWFMALVDVLDDLPNDNPRREDVLKIIRDLAEVLPRYQDDEGLFWQVLDKPKVDKNYQEASVNSMFLYAFAKAVNRGYIAPEYRKVADGILSGLQKKLLLKDKDGSWNLHQCNAVAGLGGSGNRDGSFDYYVNERIRSNDIKATAPLIMGLMEMDK
- a CDS encoding SusC/RagA family TonB-linked outer membrane protein — translated: MKYKSTNQRLSKFLGLSLMFLMLLFSTAYAQQSTLQGHILDDQNNPIQGASVQVKGKQASAQTDATGKFEIAAQTGDVLQISYVGFESREYTVASTANIRIQLTSDEQNLDEVVVIGYGTSRKKDLTGAVGSIKGTEIQQIPVTTAAQAITGKIAGVNVVTQSGAPGAGVNILVRGGTSITGSTSPLYVVDGFVMDDALTKIDIQDIENIDILKDASATAIYGARGANGVVLISTKSGAAGRTSLDYNGYASFEGLSKKLDLLSVEDYVKYQYEFQTLGGNQRAYAQMYGGDPAAPDFASTAYQRIHSDYANRAGIDWQDEVFGGQAVLQNHNLNLSGGNEKTKFMVSYNHTGQDGILAKSGFKRNSVRAKVDHQLNKAIQLNFSSMLQDAQTEGGGSLGGMLKMSILQPATGGVRFTDEELLYSDIAEELQAINSQYDVYNPIIMNDALNRLRAARLANVNAGVSIKFLQDFTFRSSGTYQWEQTRNDFWDDGRTMNARNNRGPYGSIRNAEGYEWQWTNTVSWLKDLGKHHLNLLAGHEVRYEESQGLGHSYYEFPESNFGLKDVSLAGRTERGESDASRYGLVSGFFRAIYNFDDRFLVTGTVRSDGVSTFNTGNKWGAFPSASAAWNIHNESFMKDQTFINQLKLRVGYGTTGNDRIGSTRYATLYGSTVVAMDNSVLVGVKPSGTLGNPSLRWEKTQTTNLALDAIFFNNRLMFTADVYQNESKNLLLEANIPTSTGYSKQFQNVAALQNRGVELSLSSVNIKKDDFQWRSSLNMTFNRSKVTSLFGSAGTDRMITSYESRVSFLTEVGGPVSTFYGYRYDGVYTTDDFDQQADGSYKLKDGVASLKGKNRASIKPGDVKYLPTAGQTDANGNPVWSADDRTEIGRAEPKFFGGLNNEFAYKSFDLSIFLNFAYGHQVFNMNTQRFMGPYLPNQNSMGIMNNRFTLIDPNTGLETKDLNRLAELNPNQADERQIWSLNSPNNIAISDPIDYYLEDASFLRINNITLGYTLPKTLTQQAKIQRLRVYLTLNNIHTFTNYSGYDPEVAASGSLLTRGVDNSAYPRTKSVVAGLNLSF
- a CDS encoding RagB/SusD family nutrient uptake outer membrane protein; translation: MKKISIILGLAIALSSSSCKDFLELPSEKDFDSSTIFEDPGKVEMAILGAYTSTFNAELFYQFGMGTDECISTEGETNSKNQVSNYVYSPAIAPNSTYSAMYAGVEQANVLIKNIPLMSVSDEATKKKLDGILGEAYAIRASNMLNVVRYFGDAPYPTIPVVDMPNFSSSRVSRDTIIDGCVDDLQKAISLLPWKGESGLPVERISKNAAYGLLARVALYGAGYSLRWDLNSYAASSVKLAKRTDANRIQELYTIARDACKAIVDRGENTLVSYESIFRDLVNGRYNNESMYEYGQKTADRNELRLGYTNGIFAHTNSFYNKSQPAMAAFPTYYFEFAEGDTRRDVTIANYSLSADSLHQMNTYASNSIGKFRVNWKGDVGVSAAQRDINWIHLRYADVLLMYAEAENELANGPTPVAKEMYEKVRLRAFNQDRSKIGQTPSDYQSFLDAIIQERKLELGFEGWRRTDLIRWGVLTEKLTAAKMDLMDLANHSGKYASVPRFRAYLKTAAKVFNDPAVALAFEGFVTEPDAAKKADLAAKKYTLLDMYSANSAFYANALTANATWVQNIFRGLEKNKVELLPLSTATMDANPGLQGQQHPLY
- a CDS encoding glycoside hydrolase family 88/105 protein, whose protein sequence is MKKNLIISACMIGLLSLSASAQTFTTKKKVLAQMRTANSYFMKKWPDPHKRIVTNKERAANIWTRGVYYEGLMALYSMDPQKAYYDYAVTWGEKHDWKPVRGEVYTRHADNQNCGMTYIDLYRLDPKPERIAAIKENIDSIIRSDKYTDWTWIDAIQMAMPIFVKLGVTYKDSKYFDAMYKMYHHIKYVEGGRGLYNPEDKIWWRDKDFLPPYKEPNGEDCYWSRGNGWVLAALALVLKELPKSDPHYAEYKQDFIDLATAVAPLQRKDGFWNVSLHDPNHYGGKEASGTALFVYGMTWGVNEGILDKSTFLPTIEKGWMAISKESIQPNGFLSYVQSTGKEPKDGQPVLKHKMPDFEDYGLGCVLLAGTEIHRLLEK